One window from the genome of Sphaerotilus microaerophilus encodes:
- the tadA gene encoding tRNA adenosine(34) deaminase TadA, with translation MDPAPAWLPADEYAMRIALDQAHNAWLVGEVPVGAVIVRQTEQGPQVIATGYNRPITTHDPTAHAELVALRHAAQLLENYRLPECELYVTLEPCAMCAMALLHARFKRVVFGAWDPKTGAAGSVLNVFADARLNHHTTVQGGVLGDACGKLLREFFAERRAQQRAARLAETASPTAAAETAEAAAIEATDDEVLPLPEVELLSGLGDLDGFAAVSDSDADAGDGDAPRCPPSNDPP, from the coding sequence ATGGACCCCGCTCCGGCCTGGCTGCCGGCGGACGAGTACGCGATGCGCATCGCACTGGACCAGGCGCACAACGCCTGGCTGGTCGGCGAGGTGCCGGTGGGGGCGGTGATCGTGCGTCAGACCGAACAGGGTCCCCAAGTGATCGCCACCGGCTACAACCGGCCCATCACCACGCACGACCCCACCGCCCATGCCGAGCTGGTGGCGCTGCGCCACGCTGCGCAGCTGCTGGAGAACTACCGCCTGCCCGAGTGCGAGCTCTACGTGACGCTGGAGCCCTGCGCGATGTGCGCGATGGCGCTGCTGCACGCGCGCTTCAAGCGGGTGGTCTTCGGTGCCTGGGACCCCAAGACCGGCGCGGCCGGCTCGGTGCTGAACGTGTTTGCCGATGCGCGGCTGAACCACCACACGACGGTGCAGGGCGGCGTGCTCGGCGATGCCTGCGGCAAGCTGCTGCGCGAGTTCTTTGCCGAGCGGCGGGCGCAGCAGCGCGCGGCGCGGCTGGCCGAGACAGCGTCTCCGACCGCAGCAGCGGAAACGGCAGAGGCCGCTGCCATCGAAGCCACCGACGACGAGGTGCTGCCCCTGCCGGAGGTGGAGCTGCTGAGCGGTCTGGGCGACCTCGACGGGTTTGCCGCCGTGTCCGATTCCGATGCCGACGCAGGCGATGGCGATGCGCCGCGCTGCCCGCCCTCCAACGATCCGCCCTGA